In Vanessa atalanta chromosome W, ilVanAtal1.2, whole genome shotgun sequence, a genomic segment contains:
- the LOC125075515 gene encoding uncharacterized protein LOC125075515, with amino-acid sequence MDEGFEKGQSDNLPKINGLMVAHYLSTNSDFVATEMRGIKMQRSARDSYGDDAIGYVQVKRVGDVCTVKCRITPEHRVRTTPYHCSLECNEKDEEVLNVTCEDCAASRGGCKHTIAFLMWLHRRSEEPSTTATKCYWKKSKLSGIGTTLKMIKAKDFGTSGITLHSVGQNGNIFFDKMVGPAIQGDLFSILLRFRENTYIACADIEKMYRQVLVVENQRDLQLILWRSNPDAPIESYRLNTVTYGTASAPFLSITKRGILSIISQIFDPLGLLSATIISVKIILQKLWLLKIDWDTELPHDVSNEFNKFLNSLNELCNIRIPRHTFARSHIRSELHIFTDASQVAYGACAYVRTFTQEGVTIRLLCAKGKVAPLKTLTVPRLELCGAITGARLAVKDFSPLTPAHFLVGRPLTSPASEDYEQAALQRLTRYQRVEQVRQHFWTRWSKEYVSELQVRTKWMKSGDSLKEGTLVLIKDDNSPPLKWSMGRIVSTFPGKDGVSRVAANRVASGAITRRAFSKICPLPLDAADNVNSWNLELPRPGACQDVERNAA; translated from the exons atggacGAAGGATTCGAAAAAGGGCAATCGGATAATCTACCTAAAATAAATGGATTAATGGTTGCtcattatttatcaacaaatagTGATTTTGTTGCCACCGAAATGCGAGGGATAAAAATGCAAAG ATCGGCAAGAGACAGCTATGGCGATGATGCTATTGGTTATGTTCAAGTAAAAAGAGTAGGTGATGTATGTACGGTTAAATGTAGAATCACGCCAGAACACCGCGTACGTACCACACCTTATCATTGCAGCTTAGAATGTAATGAAAAGGATGaagaagttttaaatgtaacctGCGAAGATTGTGCCGCCAGCAGAGGTGGCTGTAAGCATACTATAGCATTTTTAATGTGGCTACATCGTCGAAGCGAGGAGCCTTCAACGACTGCTACCAAGTGTTATTGGAAAAAATCTAAGCTCTCAGGTATTGGTACCACACTGAAAATGATTAAAGCTAAAGATTTCGGTACAAGTGGTATAACACTTCATTCAGTCGGCcagaatggaaatattttttttgacaaa ATGGTCGGGCCAGCCATTCAAGgcgatttattttctattctattgAGATTTCGCGAAAATACTTATATAGCCTGTGCCGACATCGAGAAGATGTATAGGCAGGTGTTAGTCGTGGAAAATCAACGCGACCTCCAGCTTATATTATGGCGAAGCAATCCAGATGCACCCATCGAGAGCTATAGATTGAACACGGTGACCTACGGGACTGCGTCGGCGCCTTTTCTAAGC ATAACGAAACGTGGTATATTATCGATTATATCTCAAATTTTTGATCCCTTAGGCTTGTTAAGCGCGACTATAATatctgttaaaattatattacaaaaattatggtTGTTAAAGATTGATTGGGACACAGAGTTACCTCACGATGTgtcaaatgaatttaataagtttttaaatagtcTCAATGAACTTTGTAACATACGTATACCGCGCCATACATTTGCTAGGTCTCACATTCGTTCAGAACTACACATTTTTACTGATGCCTCTCAAGTAGCTTACGGGGCATGTGCATACGTACGTACCTTTACGCAAGAAGGTGTTACAATAAGGTTGTTATGCGCTAAGGGCAAAGTAGCCCCCTTAAAAACTTTAACTGTTCCTAGGCTTGAGCTGTGCGGCGCTATAACGGGAGCTAGGCTTGCTGTGAAG GATTTTTCCCCACTCACTCCTGCCCATTTCTTGGTTGGTCGTCCACTGACGTCGCCTGCTAGTGAAGACTATGAGCAAGCTGCACTTCAGCGACTCACGCGGTACCAACGAGTTGAGCAAGTCCGACAACACTTTTGGACCCGCTGGTCAAAAGAGTACGTTTCGGAGCTACAAGTGAGGACAAAGTGGATGAAGAGTGGAGATTCATTAAAGGAAGGCACTCTTGTCCTTATCAAAGATGACAACAGCCCTCCGTTAAAGTGGAGCATGGGCCGGATCGTATCTACGTTCCCTGGGAAGGATGGAGTTTCTAGAGTTGCTGCCAATAGAGTCGCATCCGGCGCAATTACACGGCGCGCCTTCTCTAAAATTTGCCCGCTACCTCTGGATGCAGCGGACAACGTAAACTCTTGGAATTTGGAGCTTCCAAGGCCGGGGGCATGTCAAGACGTAGAACGGAACGCCGCTTGA